CGGCAGTGGCAAGCTGCCGAACGAGGAATACCATGACCAAGATTCACGGACACTACATCAACGGCGCGTTTGTTCAGGACGAAGGCCGCACTCAGGCCGTTTACAACCCCGCGCTGGGCGAGGTGTCATCTCAGCTGGCGCTGGCCTCCAAAGAAACCGTTGAAGAAGCCATCGCTGCAGCCAAGGCGGCGTTCCCGGCCTGGCGCAACACTCCGCCGCTGAAACGTGCTCAGGTGATGTTCCGCTTCAAGATGCTGCTGGAAGAGCACGCTGATGAAATCTGTGCGCTGATCACGGCCGAGCATGGCAAGGTGCTGGATGACGCCAGAGGCGAATTGCAGCGCGGCATCGAAGTGGTGGAGTACGCCTGTGGTATTCCTGAACTGCTGAAAGGTGAACACAGCAAGAATGCGGGCCCGGCCATTGATTCCTGGAGCGAGTTCCAGCCGCTGGGTGTGGTGGCGGGTATCACTCCGTTCAACTTCCCCGCAATGGTGCCTATGTGGATGTACCCCATGGCCATTGCCTGCGGTAACACCTTTGTCTTGAAGCCTTCAGAGCGTTGCCCCAGCGCGCCACTGTTTATCGCCAGGCTGCTGGAGCAGGCCGGTCTGCCTAAAGGCGTCTTCAACGTCGTCAACGGTGACAAGCTGGCGGTCGATACCCTGCTGACCGACAAGCGTGTGCAGGCGGTCAGCTTTGTGGGCTCAACCCCGATTGCGGAATACATCTACGCGACCGGCACTGCGAACGGCAAGCGCGTACAGGCACTGGGTGGTGCCAAGAATCACGCTATCGTGATGCCTGATGCTGATATCGACAACGCGGTTAATGCACTGATGGGCGCGGCCTACGGTTCATGTGGCGAGCGCTGCATGGCTATCTCTGTCGCGGTGTGTGTGGGTGACGAAGTAGCTGATGCCGTGGTTGGCAAGCTCAAATCCCATTTGTCTACCATGCGTGTTGGCCCCGGTACGGACGTCAGCAATGCCATGGGGCCGATCATCACCGCCCAGCAGCTGGAAAAAGTGCGTGGCTATGTGGCTTCTGGCGTAGAGCAGGGAGCCACACTGGTAGTGGATGGCCGTGATATCAAGGTGCCCGGCCATGAAACCGGCTTCTTTATCGGTGGTTGCCTGTTCGACAACGTCACTACCGACATGACCATCTATCAGGAAGAGATTTTTGGCCCGGTACTGTGTGTGGTGCGCGTCAAGTCCATGCAGGAAGCCATGAACCTGATCGACGAGCACGAATACGGCAACGGCACCTGCCTGTTTACCCGTGACGGCGAAGCGGCACGCTACTTCACCGACAACATCAATGTTGGCATGGTCGGCGTCAACGTGCCGCTGCCTGTGCCCGTGGCTTACCACAGCTTCGGTGGCTGGAAGCGCTCGCTGTTTGGTGATCTGTCAGCCTATGGCCCCGACTCCATCCGCTTCTACACCCGTCGTAAGACAGTGACTCAACGCTGGCCTTCCAGCGGTGTGCGTGACGGAATGCAGTTCTCCTTCCCAAGCTGAAACTGAAAAAAGGCCTTTCCATATGGAAAGGCCTTTTGCGTTTGCTGGCCGCAAAAGCGGCCGTTGCTTTTGTTTTCGATGTGATTGACCCGATGAGCAGCCAGAGAGCTGAATGCGATTACTACAACATGCCCGCTTGAACTAATCCGTGAGCGGCCGGGGCTAGCAACAACACCCTGGCTCGCAGCTTGCAATGACCCCATCAAAACCGGGGAATCAGAGGGAATTTGTCATGAATCAGCAGGTAAATACCGACTCCATCAGCAGTATCACCGTCAATGGCGACCGTCTGTGGCAGTCACTGATGGATCTGGCCCAGATTGGTGCGACCGTCAAGGGCGGGGTGAAACGACTGGCCCTGACCGAGCTGGACAAGCAGGCCCGTGACCTGTTCGTCAAATGGTGTACCGAAGCGGGCTGTTCCATCACCGTCGATCAGGTCGGCAATATCTTTGCTCGCCGTCCCGGTAAAAATGCTGAGCTGCCTCCCATCATGACCGGCAGCCATATTGATACTCAGCCCACCGGCGGTAAGTTCGACGGGTGTTTCGGGGTCATGGCCGGGCTGGAGGTGATTCGCACCCTTAACGATTACAACATCCAGACGGAAGCGCCGGTGGAAGTGGTGGTGTGGACCAACGAAGAAGGCTCACGCTATGCCCCCTGCATGATGGGCTCGGGTGTGTACATGGGTAAGTTCACGCTGGAGGAAACCCTGGCCAAGGTGGATATCGACGGCCTGAGCGTCGGTGATGAGTTGCAGAAAATTGGCTACAACGGCCCGGCACCGGTTGGTCAGCCCCGCGTAGGCAGTTACTTTGAAGCGCACATTGAACAGGGCCCTATTCTGGAAGCAGAAGAGAAAACCATCGGTGTGGTGATTGGTGCGCTGGGGCAAAAATGGTTCGATCTGACCCTTACCGGCGTTGAAGCTCATGCTGGCCCCACCCCCATGAATCTGCGTAAAGATGCGTTGCTTGGGGCGGCGGAGGTTACTCAGGCGGTCAACCGCATTGCCAACCAGTTTGCCCCTCATGGCCGCGGTACTGTGGGTTGCCTGCGGGTTCACCCCGGCTCACGCAATGTCATCCCCGGTGCAGTGGAAATGACCATCGACTTCCGTCATCTGGATGATGCGGATCTGAATGCGATGGTGTCGGCACTGAAGGGCGTGCTGTCCAAGCTGGAAGGGGATGGCCTGACCGTCGAGCTGACGCCCACCGCTGATTTCCCGGTGTGTAACTTCAGTAAAGACTGCATCGAAGCCGTTCGTAT
This Pokkaliibacter sp. MBI-7 DNA region includes the following protein-coding sequences:
- a CDS encoding CoA-acylating methylmalonate-semialdehyde dehydrogenase translates to MTKIHGHYINGAFVQDEGRTQAVYNPALGEVSSQLALASKETVEEAIAAAKAAFPAWRNTPPLKRAQVMFRFKMLLEEHADEICALITAEHGKVLDDARGELQRGIEVVEYACGIPELLKGEHSKNAGPAIDSWSEFQPLGVVAGITPFNFPAMVPMWMYPMAIACGNTFVLKPSERCPSAPLFIARLLEQAGLPKGVFNVVNGDKLAVDTLLTDKRVQAVSFVGSTPIAEYIYATGTANGKRVQALGGAKNHAIVMPDADIDNAVNALMGAAYGSCGERCMAISVAVCVGDEVADAVVGKLKSHLSTMRVGPGTDVSNAMGPIITAQQLEKVRGYVASGVEQGATLVVDGRDIKVPGHETGFFIGGCLFDNVTTDMTIYQEEIFGPVLCVVRVKSMQEAMNLIDEHEYGNGTCLFTRDGEAARYFTDNINVGMVGVNVPLPVPVAYHSFGGWKRSLFGDLSAYGPDSIRFYTRRKTVTQRWPSSGVRDGMQFSFPS
- a CDS encoding Zn-dependent hydrolase, whose translation is MNQQVNTDSISSITVNGDRLWQSLMDLAQIGATVKGGVKRLALTELDKQARDLFVKWCTEAGCSITVDQVGNIFARRPGKNAELPPIMTGSHIDTQPTGGKFDGCFGVMAGLEVIRTLNDYNIQTEAPVEVVVWTNEEGSRYAPCMMGSGVYMGKFTLEETLAKVDIDGLSVGDELQKIGYNGPAPVGQPRVGSYFEAHIEQGPILEAEEKTIGVVIGALGQKWFDLTLTGVEAHAGPTPMNLRKDALLGAAEVTQAVNRIANQFAPHGRGTVGCLRVHPGSRNVIPGAVEMTIDFRHLDDADLNAMVSALKGVLSKLEGDGLTVELTPTADFPVCNFSKDCIEAVRIGAEAIKMPYMEIVSGAGHDAIFLAEVAPAGMIFVPCENGISHNEIENAKMEDLAAGGTVLFHAMLDRAKVV